One window from the genome of Chroococcidiopsis sp. TS-821 encodes:
- the aroF gene encoding 3-deoxy-7-phosphoheptulonate synthase, whose protein sequence is MIVVMKVGSPEVEITRVSEELATWGLTPEKIVGKHKVVLGLVGDTASLDPLRIQEISPWIEQVLRVEQPFKRVSREFRHGEASEVAVATPNGTVYFGQHHPVVVVAGPCSVENETMIVETAQRVKAAGAKFLRGGAYKPRTSPYAFQGHGESALELLAAARAASGLGVITEVMDAADLDKIAEVADVVQVGARNMQNFSLLKKVGAQPKPVLLKRGMSATIEEWLMAAEYILAAGNPNVILCERGIRTFDRQYARNTLDLAVIPVLRSLTHLPIMIDPSHGTGKAEYVPAMSLAAVAAGTDSLMIEVHPNPAKALSDGPQSLTPERFDRLMQELSVIGKAVSRWQQPAIALSN, encoded by the coding sequence ATGATTGTAGTCATGAAGGTCGGCTCTCCTGAAGTCGAAATTACCCGCGTGAGTGAAGAACTTGCAACATGGGGTTTAACGCCGGAAAAAATTGTTGGCAAGCACAAAGTCGTTTTAGGTTTAGTGGGAGACACTGCAAGTCTAGATCCGTTGCGAATTCAAGAGATTAGCCCTTGGATTGAACAAGTGTTACGCGTTGAGCAACCTTTTAAACGAGTTAGTCGCGAGTTCCGGCATGGGGAAGCCAGTGAAGTAGCCGTTGCTACACCTAACGGTACAGTGTACTTCGGACAACATCATCCTGTTGTAGTAGTAGCAGGACCTTGCTCGGTAGAAAACGAAACAATGATTGTGGAAACAGCACAACGCGTCAAAGCTGCAGGGGCAAAGTTCCTACGCGGTGGTGCTTATAAGCCGAGGACTTCGCCTTACGCGTTTCAAGGACATGGTGAAAGTGCTTTAGAACTGCTAGCAGCAGCACGCGCAGCAAGTGGATTAGGAGTGATTACCGAAGTAATGGATGCGGCTGACTTGGACAAAATTGCCGAAGTTGCAGATGTCGTTCAAGTCGGCGCGCGCAATATGCAAAATTTCTCGCTGCTGAAAAAAGTCGGCGCGCAACCCAAGCCCGTGCTACTCAAGCGCGGAATGTCTGCAACAATTGAAGAGTGGCTAATGGCAGCAGAATATATCTTAGCAGCGGGAAATCCTAATGTAATTTTATGCGAGCGCGGCATTCGGACTTTTGACCGTCAGTATGCACGCAACACACTCGATTTAGCAGTTATTCCTGTATTGCGATCGCTCACCCACCTACCAATCATGATCGATCCGAGTCACGGTACCGGTAAAGCAGAATATGTTCCAGCGATGTCGCTTGCTGCAGTCGCCGCAGGAACCGATTCTTTGATGATTGAAGTCCATCCTAACCCTGCAAAGGCTTTATCAGATGGTCCGCAATCGTTAACGCCAGAACGTTTTGACCGTTTAATGCAAGAACTAAGCGTCATCGGTAAAGCTGTATCGCGTTGGCAACAACCGGCGATCGCTTTATCAAATTAA
- a CDS encoding PAM68 family protein, translating to MAPEPKNKRLPFEPSKKRQKPAKASKQTPVVKKTQEVATQSDRAPSVTREQMAVPKVVSDRMARRMAAFCGIPTALGMSTFIVSYLIVSHGWFKLPNVAVLLVSMGFFGLGVLGLSYGVLSASWDEEIVGSMLGWQEFTSNWGRMLSAWRSRRQKNV from the coding sequence ATGGCACCTGAACCTAAAAACAAGCGTTTGCCCTTTGAACCAAGTAAAAAACGTCAAAAACCGGCAAAAGCAAGCAAACAAACTCCTGTCGTCAAAAAAACACAAGAAGTGGCAACCCAAAGCGATCGAGCACCATCGGTCACGCGGGAACAGATGGCAGTACCAAAAGTGGTGAGCGATCGCATGGCGCGACGCATGGCAGCTTTTTGTGGTATACCAACGGCGTTAGGTATGTCTACGTTCATTGTCAGCTACTTGATTGTCAGTCACGGTTGGTTTAAATTGCCAAACGTAGCTGTTTTGCTAGTCAGTATGGGCTTTTTTGGTTTAGGTGTATTAGGTCTATCGTACGGCGTCCTTTCTGCTTCTTGGGATGAAGAAATTGTGGGTAGCATGCTAGGCTGGCAAGAGTTCACCAGCAACTGGGGACGGATGCTGTCAGCCTGGCGCTCAAGACGACAAAAAAACGTATAA
- the rpsO gene encoding 30S ribosomal protein S15, with the protein MALTQERKQELISNYQLHETDTGSSAVQIAMLTERINRLSEHLKSNQKDHSSRRGLLKLIGQRKRLLSYLQKEDREQYQNLISRLGIRG; encoded by the coding sequence ATGGCTTTGACGCAAGAGCGCAAACAAGAGCTAATTTCCAACTATCAACTTCACGAAACAGATACTGGCTCGTCGGCTGTTCAAATTGCGATGCTAACGGAGCGCATTAACCGCTTAAGCGAACACCTCAAAAGCAATCAGAAAGATCATTCTTCTCGACGAGGATTATTAAAACTGATTGGTCAACGCAAGCGTCTGCTATCCTATCTGCAAAAGGAAGATCGAGAACAGTATCAAAATTTAATTAGCCGCCTTGGGATTCGCGGTTAA